One Methanocaldococcus villosus KIN24-T80 genomic window carries:
- a CDS encoding zinc ribbon domain-containing protein has translation MGKVVPLTDEEKMSIVSGLRSSVPATRLVTLRRLQDLASRKPETILYLDAYDKVTLNEILTLLNHIAEYDPDEILRREAVITMEAVKKALGFKFSEVIPTCTNCGNPIDVGWDYCVNCGAEIDKMELEDIKRCPNCNKYIFETWKFCAHCKYKLREEEEVITRCPRCKRPVDPEWLVCPYCGYRLKRVNK, from the coding sequence ATGGGAAAAGTAGTTCCATTAACTGATGAAGAGAAGATGAGTATAGTTTCAGGTTTAAGAAGTTCAGTTCCTGCAACAAGATTGGTTACTTTAAGAAGATTACAAGATCTTGCCTCAAGAAAACCTGAAACTATATTATATTTAGATGCCTATGATAAGGTTACATTAAATGAGATTTTAACTCTTTTAAATCATATAGCAGAATATGATCCAGATGAGATTTTAAGAAGAGAAGCTGTTATAACCATGGAAGCTGTAAAAAAAGCCCTTGGATTTAAGTTCTCTGAAGTTATTCCTACTTGCACTAACTGTGGGAATCCTATTGATGTGGGTTGGGATTATTGTGTAAATTGTGGGGCTGAAATAGATAAGATGGAACTTGAAGACATAAAGAGATGTCCAAATTGTAACAAATACATTTTTGAAACTTGGAAATTCTGTGCTCATTGCAAATATAAGCTTAGAGAGGAGGAAGAAGTTATAACAAGATGTCCAAGATGTAAACGACCTGTTGATCCTGAATGGTTAGTTTGTCCATACTGTGGTTATAGGCTGAAAAGAGTAAATAAATAA
- a CDS encoding RNA ligase partner protein, whose amino-acid sequence MQKQRFCIDTSAFTEPSVRKALGFKTITELTDRLLDLIAEARIKLNISCHIPYPSVYKELLGFLESENCPRNVIVKVDTWLIKKTPNRYEIKIPSEIFYEYIKDLRERINKGMRIGEEHIVKSSEAVYDLTKRHPNLSKREIINKVLSKTINTFRNKYRSALRVGTLDSAPDLDVLLLAKELDAAVVASDGGIEKWAQRLGLRFVNAADFPFMLEEYLRHYK is encoded by the coding sequence ATGCAGAAACAGAGATTTTGTATTGATACTAGTGCATTTACTGAACCTTCTGTAAGAAAGGCTTTAGGATTTAAAACTATAACAGAACTCACTGATAGATTATTAGATTTGATAGCTGAAGCAAGAATAAAACTTAATATCTCCTGCCATATTCCCTATCCTTCTGTATATAAAGAACTTTTAGGATTTTTAGAAAGTGAGAATTGTCCAAGAAATGTTATAGTTAAGGTAGATACATGGTTAATAAAAAAGACACCTAATAGATATGAGATAAAAATTCCCTCTGAAATATTTTATGAATATATAAAAGATTTAAGGGAGAGGATAAATAAAGGTATGAGGATTGGAGAAGAACATATAGTTAAATCATCTGAAGCTGTGTATGATTTAACAAAAAGACATCCAAATTTAAGTAAGAGAGAGATTATAAATAAGGTTTTATCAAAAACAATAAATACATTTAGAAATAAATATAGAAGTGCTCTAAGAGTAGGAACTTTAGATAGTGCTCCTGATTTGGATGTTTTGCTTTTAGCTAAAGAACTTGATGCTGCTGTTGTAGCCAGTGATGGAGGGATTGAAAAATGGGCACAGAGATTAGGTTTAAGGTTTGTTAATGCTGCAGACTTTCCTTTTATGCTTGAAGAATATTTAAGGCACTATAAATAA
- a CDS encoding DUF356 domain-containing protein, producing MTLILIRGDSFEKLKNALADVDRHADLTIIGKPKIIVPEAADEILATILGEVKKPCKTACLAKIAEKAPKAIDRIRKIHPPAHIVVISERYGEIYYKLLDDFPKLPVLKGYYKSKKKKK from the coding sequence ATGACTCTAATTTTAATTAGAGGGGATAGTTTTGAAAAATTAAAAAATGCTTTGGCTGATGTTGATAGACATGCTGATCTAACAATTATTGGAAAACCAAAAATTATTGTTCCTGAGGCTGCTGATGAAATATTAGCCACTATTTTAGGAGAAGTAAAAAAGCCCTGTAAAACTGCATGTTTAGCAAAAATAGCTGAAAAAGCCCCTAAGGCTATAGATAGAATAAGAAAGATTCATCCTCCTGCCCATATTGTTGTTATTAGTGAAAGATATGGAGAGATATATTATAAACTTTTAGATGACTTTCCAAAATTACCTGTTTTAAAGGGATATTACAAATCAAAGAAAAAGAAGAAATAA
- the ileS gene encoding isoleucine--tRNA ligase, translated as MKKVGKVNFRELDKKIKKFWEENKIYDKVKEKNKHNKEFYFLDGPPYCSGRIHLGTAWNKIIKDTYLRFKRMQGYNVLDKAGWDMHGLPIEVKVEQEFGIKSKKEIEEKIGVEKFIEKCKEFALKHKEIMENQFKNLGVWLDWENAYMPITKEYMEIGWWSLKKAHEKGLLAKELRVVYWCPRCETALAEHEVRGEYKERVDPSVYVKFKLKDEDAYLIIWTTTPWTLVANIAVSVHPEYDYAYVKLENGERWIIAKELVEDVMKKAKIDKYEIEKIVKGKDLEYKKYIHPLLEEVERQKEFAEKAHFVILGDHVSLEAGTGLVHTAPGHGEEDFEVCKNYNLPIYSPIDDQGRYTEGKWEGMFVKDADPLIIETLKEKGLLVYAGKIKHSYPHCWRCKTPLLFRATEQWFLKISKIKDQIIEHAKTVEWIPDWVETRYINGVKYVGDWNISRQRYWGIPLPIWVCEKCGKYIVIGSIEELKNRMINNVEINDLHKPTVDKIILRCDCGGEMRRIKDVLDVWFDSGLAPYASINSKTLKKADFITEGNDQVTKWFYSQHALSEIVFNDVPYKKCLMHGFTLDEYGEKMSKSLGNIVDPDDVVERYGADILRFYLLSANKVWEDLRFVWSEVDDVLSLFNTLWNAYAFAVNYMVLDNFKPDDKYFKYLKDEDRWIISKVNSLAKLAIENLEKPYFHTYTWAIKDFILNDLSRWYIRLIRDRTWIEGEDNNKFSAYQTLYYVLLKLAKIIAPVAPHTAEAIYQNLRTDDMEESIFMYSIDVDESLIDKDLEKEMEIVRSIVDAIYRVRDRIKYTLRYPIKEITITGNEEVRKAVEKFEYIIKDQGNVKEIKFGEVSGKYIIKPNYRELGKRYKSDVPKVVNILNNLDGKWLLEKLKEGSVIIDGYEIKPEYVDIKLELPENIAGEDFGRGTIYVNTEMTEDLIKEGLTREIIRRIQAMRKDLDLDINDKIKVKVEGIELENKDVIEREVRGKFEDIEDYDYMKEWEIKTPNKKVHNVKIYIKVEK; from the coding sequence ATGAAAAAGGTAGGGAAAGTTAATTTTAGAGAGTTAGATAAAAAAATAAAGAAATTTTGGGAGGAGAATAAGATATATGATAAAGTTAAAGAGAAAAATAAGCATAATAAAGAGTTTTATTTTTTAGATGGACCTCCATATTGTTCTGGAAGAATACATTTAGGAACTGCTTGGAATAAGATCATAAAAGATACTTATTTAAGATTTAAAAGAATGCAAGGTTATAATGTTTTAGATAAAGCAGGATGGGATATGCATGGATTGCCTATAGAAGTTAAAGTTGAACAAGAGTTTGGTATTAAGAGTAAAAAGGAGATTGAAGAAAAAATTGGAGTTGAAAAATTTATTGAAAAATGTAAAGAGTTTGCATTGAAACATAAAGAAATAATGGAAAATCAATTTAAAAATTTAGGAGTTTGGTTAGATTGGGAAAATGCATATATGCCTATCACTAAAGAATATATGGAAATTGGATGGTGGAGTCTAAAGAAAGCCCATGAAAAAGGATTATTGGCAAAAGAATTAAGGGTTGTGTATTGGTGTCCTCGCTGTGAAACTGCATTGGCAGAGCATGAAGTTAGAGGGGAATATAAAGAGAGAGTAGATCCATCTGTATATGTTAAATTTAAATTAAAAGATGAAGATGCATATTTAATAATATGGACTACAACTCCTTGGACATTAGTGGCCAATATTGCAGTTTCTGTTCATCCTGAATATGATTATGCATATGTAAAATTAGAGAATGGAGAGAGATGGATTATTGCTAAAGAGTTAGTTGAAGATGTTATGAAGAAAGCTAAAATAGATAAATATGAAATAGAAAAGATTGTTAAAGGTAAAGATTTAGAATATAAAAAATATATACATCCATTATTAGAGGAAGTAGAAAGACAAAAAGAGTTTGCTGAAAAGGCACATTTTGTTATTTTAGGAGACCATGTTAGCCTAGAGGCAGGGACAGGATTGGTTCATACAGCACCTGGACATGGAGAAGAGGATTTTGAAGTGTGTAAAAATTATAACCTACCTATTTACTCCCCAATAGATGATCAAGGAAGATATACTGAAGGTAAATGGGAAGGAATGTTTGTTAAAGATGCTGATCCTCTAATAATTGAAACTTTAAAAGAAAAAGGATTATTAGTATATGCTGGGAAAATTAAGCACAGTTATCCACACTGCTGGAGATGTAAAACACCTTTATTGTTTAGAGCTACTGAACAATGGTTTTTAAAAATATCAAAAATAAAAGATCAAATAATTGAACATGCTAAAACAGTAGAGTGGATCCCAGATTGGGTAGAAACTAGATATATTAATGGAGTTAAGTATGTAGGAGATTGGAACATATCAAGACAGAGGTATTGGGGTATACCACTACCAATATGGGTTTGTGAAAAGTGTGGAAAATATATTGTTATTGGTTCAATAGAGGAGTTAAAAAATAGAATGATTAATAATGTAGAGATAAATGATCTACATAAGCCTACAGTAGATAAGATTATCTTAAGATGTGATTGTGGAGGAGAAATGAGAAGAATTAAGGATGTGTTAGATGTATGGTTTGATTCAGGATTAGCCCCATATGCATCAATAAATTCAAAAACTCTAAAAAAAGCTGATTTTATTACAGAGGGTAATGATCAAGTCACAAAATGGTTTTACTCCCAACATGCCTTATCAGAAATTGTTTTTAATGATGTCCCTTATAAAAAATGTTTAATGCATGGATTTACTTTAGATGAGTATGGAGAAAAGATGAGTAAAAGCTTAGGAAATATTGTAGATCCTGATGATGTTGTTGAAAGATATGGGGCTGATATTTTAAGATTCTATTTACTATCAGCTAATAAAGTTTGGGAGGATTTGAGGTTTGTTTGGAGTGAAGTTGATGATGTTTTAAGCTTATTCAACACACTATGGAATGCTTATGCATTTGCAGTTAATTATATGGTATTAGACAACTTTAAACCAGATGACAAGTATTTCAAATATCTAAAAGATGAAGATAGATGGATAATAAGTAAAGTTAATAGTTTGGCAAAATTAGCTATTGAAAACTTAGAAAAGCCATATTTCCATACATATACATGGGCTATTAAAGATTTCATTTTAAATGATTTAAGTAGATGGTATATTAGATTAATAAGAGATAGAACTTGGATAGAGGGAGAAGATAATAATAAGTTTTCAGCATATCAAACATTATATTATGTTCTTTTAAAATTAGCTAAAATTATTGCTCCTGTTGCTCCACACACCGCTGAAGCTATCTATCAGAATTTAAGAACTGATGATATGGAAGAGAGTATTTTTATGTATAGTATAGATGTAGATGAATCACTTATAGATAAAGATCTTGAAAAGGAAATGGAAATTGTTAGGAGTATAGTAGATGCTATTTATAGAGTGAGAGATAGAATAAAATATACATTGAGATACCCTATTAAAGAGATTACTATTACAGGAAATGAAGAAGTTAGAAAGGCTGTAGAAAAATTTGAGTATATTATAAAAGACCAAGGAAATGTTAAAGAAATAAAGTTTGGAGAAGTTAGTGGAAAATACATAATTAAACCAAATTATAGAGAACTTGGAAAGAGATACAAGAGTGATGTACCAAAAGTAGTAAATATATTAAATAACTTAGATGGGAAATGGTTGTTAGAAAAATTAAAAGAAGGTTCTGTAATTATAGATGGTTATGAGATTAAGCCAGAATATGTTGATATAAAATTAGAATTGCCTGAAAATATTGCTGGAGAAGACTTTGGAAGAGGAACAATATATGTAAATACAGAAATGACTGAAGATTTAATAAAAGAAGGGCTTACAAGAGAGATAATTAGAAGAATACAAGCTATGAGAAAAGATTTAGATTTGGATATTAATGATAAGATAAAAGTAAAAGTTGAAGGTATTGAGTTAGAAAATAAAGATGTTATAGAAAGAGAAGTTAGAGGGAAATTTGAAGATATAGAAGATTATGATTATATGAAAGAGTGGGAGATAAAAACACCAAATAAAAAAGTGCATAATGTAAAAATATATATTAAGGTTGAAAAATAA
- the fucA gene encoding L-fuculose phosphate aldolase gives MNKKEFIKICHLLYERKYVVGSGGNVSVREGSKIYLTPTGSILGFLKEKDIAEMDIDGNVIKGNPTSERFMHLYIYKNREDVKAIIHTHSLISTFLSIIDKKIELLTPEGKFLNVGYVDYYEAGSLELAEAVAKRDEDVIILKNHGVVCLGDSLKSAYIKVEVLEEMAKLTLLKLIFQP, from the coding sequence ATGAATAAAAAAGAGTTTATAAAAATATGCCATCTCCTATATGAAAGAAAATATGTAGTAGGATCAGGAGGTAATGTTTCTGTTAGAGAGGGGAGTAAGATATATTTAACCCCTACAGGTTCAATATTAGGTTTTTTAAAAGAGAAGGATATAGCTGAAATGGATATTGATGGGAATGTTATTAAAGGAAATCCCACATCAGAAAGATTTATGCATTTATACATATATAAGAATAGAGAAGATGTTAAAGCTATAATACACACCCACTCTTTAATTTCAACTTTCCTTTCAATAATTGATAAAAAAATAGAATTATTAACTCCTGAAGGAAAATTTTTAAATGTGGGGTATGTTGATTACTATGAAGCTGGAAGTTTAGAATTGGCTGAAGCTGTAGCTAAAAGAGATGAAGATGTTATTATATTAAAAAATCATGGAGTTGTGTGTTTAGGAGATAGTTTAAAATCAGCTTATATAAAAGTAGAAGTTTTAGAAGAGATGGCCAAGCTAACACTCCTAAAACTTATTTTTCAACCTTAA
- the tgtA gene encoding tRNA guanosine(15) transglycosylase TgtA, translated as MRFEIKYRDGMGRVCLLEINNKKIETPTIMPVVHPNPKKQSVPIDFIKKLADIVITNSYIIYKNKFLREIAEKLGVHKLLNFDKIVVTDSGSYQLSVYGKIDVEPNEIIEFQERIGVDVGTILDIPTPPDVDKEKAERDLEETLRRAKEAIKLREERGYRLLLNGTIQGSTYLDLRKKSAIEMSKLNFDIYPIGAVVPLMESYRFREVVEIIINSKMYLPNNKPIHLFGCGHPMFFSLAVLLGCDLFDSAAYSLYAKDGRYLTETGTLHLEEMKDLKEFPCSCPVCLEYKPNELYNLDEKERERLLAEHNLYVTFEEINKIKEAIKEGSLWEFVEKRVRAHPKLLEAYRILKNYMEYIEKFDPVTKKSAFFYTGIESLYRPEVLRHKKRLKRIKYNKVYITNISSKVERPYSEHINIVKTDVDILIKHPIFGLIPYYIDTIYPLSQHEAPELYDFEKNINDRFIEEFINWLRKKIGEENILDIRSYNYYTSLFSEDFDSNAYRIRKMLQYQYGYDILEGVNVRVIRSKNTGRLRKVLNENGDLLFSIRSHDNFLIPSKLGAKLLWEKIPFPKYRVVVNKEAEPFVKKGRNVFAKFIVDADEELRPYEEVIVVNENDELLAYGTNILNGVEMREFNNGLAVKVRGGIYE; from the coding sequence ATGAGATTTGAAATAAAGTATAGAGATGGGATGGGAAGGGTTTGCTTATTAGAGATAAATAATAAGAAGATAGAAACTCCAACAATAATGCCTGTTGTGCACCCAAATCCAAAAAAACAGAGTGTTCCAATAGATTTTATAAAAAAACTTGCTGATATAGTTATAACAAATTCATATATAATATATAAAAACAAATTTTTAAGAGAAATTGCTGAAAAATTGGGAGTGCATAAATTATTAAATTTTGATAAGATTGTTGTTACAGATAGTGGGTCTTATCAACTCAGTGTTTATGGAAAAATAGATGTTGAGCCTAATGAAATTATAGAGTTTCAAGAGAGAATAGGAGTTGATGTAGGAACAATCTTAGATATTCCTACCCCTCCAGATGTTGATAAAGAAAAGGCTGAGAGAGATTTAGAAGAGACATTAAGAAGAGCAAAAGAAGCTATAAAATTAAGGGAAGAGAGAGGTTATAGGTTATTATTAAATGGAACAATTCAAGGTTCTACATATTTAGATTTAAGAAAAAAATCAGCTATAGAGATGAGCAAATTAAACTTTGATATCTACCCAATAGGTGCTGTTGTACCACTAATGGAAAGCTATAGATTTAGAGAAGTTGTTGAAATAATAATAAATTCCAAAATGTATTTACCAAACAATAAACCAATTCACCTATTTGGTTGTGGGCATCCAATGTTTTTCTCTTTAGCAGTTTTATTAGGATGTGATCTTTTTGATTCTGCTGCATATTCTTTATATGCTAAAGATGGAAGATATTTAACAGAGACAGGAACATTACATTTAGAGGAGATGAAAGATCTTAAAGAATTTCCATGTAGTTGTCCTGTATGTTTAGAATATAAACCAAATGAACTCTATAATTTAGATGAAAAAGAGAGAGAAAGGTTATTAGCTGAACACAATTTATATGTAACTTTTGAAGAGATAAATAAGATAAAAGAGGCTATTAAAGAAGGATCATTATGGGAATTTGTTGAAAAAAGAGTTAGAGCTCATCCAAAGCTTTTAGAAGCTTATAGGATTTTAAAAAATTATATGGAGTATATAGAGAAGTTTGATCCAGTTACAAAAAAATCAGCTTTCTTTTATACTGGTATAGAATCACTTTATAGGCCAGAAGTATTAAGACATAAAAAAAGATTAAAGAGAATTAAGTATAATAAAGTTTATATTACTAACATATCCTCTAAAGTGGAAAGACCATATAGTGAGCATATCAATATTGTGAAGACAGATGTAGATATTTTAATAAAACATCCTATTTTTGGATTAATTCCATACTATATAGACACTATATACCCACTCTCACAGCATGAAGCTCCGGAGTTATATGATTTTGAAAAAAATATTAATGATAGATTCATAGAGGAGTTTATTAATTGGTTAAGAAAAAAGATAGGTGAGGAAAATATTTTAGATATAAGGAGTTATAATTATTACACTAGCCTATTTTCTGAGGATTTTGATTCTAATGCTTATAGAATTAGGAAAATGCTTCAATATCAATATGGATATGATATATTAGAAGGTGTAAATGTTAGAGTTATTAGAAGTAAGAACACAGGAAGGTTGAGGAAAGTATTAAATGAAAATGGAGATTTACTCTTTTCCATTAGAAGTCATGATAACTTTTTGATCCCTTCTAAATTAGGGGCTAAACTTTTATGGGAAAAAATCCCCTTTCCAAAATATAGAGTGGTAGTAAATAAAGAAGCTGAACCATTTGTAAAAAAAGGAAGAAATGTATTTGCAAAATTTATTGTTGATGCTGATGAGGAGCTGAGGCCTTATGAGGAGGTTATTGTTGTTAATGAAAATGATGAGTTGCTAGCTTATGGAACAAATATTTTAAATGGAGTGGAAATGAGAGAGTTTAACAATGGCTTAGCTGTTAAAGTTAGAGGGGGAATTTATGAATAA
- the pscS gene encoding O-phospho-L-seryl-tRNA:Cys-tRNA synthase, whose translation MNLDRYKNLKRQNRETINLNPIQRGGVIPSEAKKAIYEFWDGYSICDFCHGRLDEIDNPPVRDFLNDLSEFLNMDIVRLTHGAREGKFIVMHALCKEGDYIVLDKNAHYTSYLAAERAKLNIAEVGYEKEYPIYKIDLERYKEVIDELEDKNKSIGLILLTHVDGNFGNLNDAKKVGKIAKSKGYPFLLNCAYTVGRMPVDGKKLKADFIVASGHKSMAASGPIGVLAFNEEFSEVIKTSKRYPIKEVEFLGCTSRGLPLITLMASFPYVVNRVKYWEDEIKKTRYVVDELEKIGFKQLGIKPKEHDLIKFETPILDEIAKRDKRKGYFFYDELKKRGITGIKPGVTKEVKMSVYGLEWEQVEYVVNAIKEIVNR comes from the coding sequence TTGAATTTAGATAGGTATAAAAACTTAAAGAGGCAAAATAGAGAAACAATTAATTTAAATCCTATACAAAGAGGAGGAGTAATTCCTTCAGAGGCTAAAAAGGCAATATATGAATTTTGGGATGGATATAGTATTTGTGACTTTTGCCATGGTAGGTTAGATGAAATTGACAATCCTCCAGTAAGAGATTTTTTAAATGATTTATCAGAATTTTTGAATATGGATATAGTTAGACTAACCCATGGAGCAAGAGAAGGAAAATTTATAGTTATGCATGCATTATGTAAAGAAGGAGATTATATTGTATTAGATAAAAATGCTCACTATACAAGCTATTTAGCAGCAGAAAGGGCTAAATTAAATATAGCTGAAGTAGGATATGAGAAAGAGTATCCTATATATAAGATAGACTTAGAAAGATATAAAGAGGTTATTGATGAATTGGAGGACAAGAATAAATCTATAGGTTTAATTTTATTAACACATGTTGATGGGAATTTTGGTAATTTAAATGATGCTAAAAAGGTTGGAAAGATAGCTAAAAGTAAAGGTTATCCATTTCTCTTAAACTGTGCTTATACAGTAGGAAGAATGCCCGTAGATGGGAAAAAATTAAAGGCAGATTTTATAGTAGCATCAGGACACAAAAGTATGGCAGCTTCAGGACCAATAGGTGTGCTAGCATTTAATGAAGAGTTTTCTGAAGTGATTAAGACATCTAAAAGATATCCTATAAAAGAAGTAGAATTTTTAGGTTGCACAAGTAGGGGTTTGCCATTAATAACATTAATGGCTTCATTTCCTTATGTGGTTAATAGGGTTAAGTATTGGGAGGATGAAATTAAAAAAACAAGATATGTTGTTGATGAGCTTGAAAAAATAGGATTTAAACAGCTTGGAATTAAACCAAAAGAACATGATTTAATAAAATTTGAGACACCAATATTAGATGAAATTGCTAAAAGAGACAAAAGGAAAGGATACTTTTTTTATGATGAGTTAAAGAAGAGAGGGATTACTGGAATTAAGCCTGGAGTGACTAAAGAGGTTAAAATGAGTGTTTATGGTTTAGAATGGGAGCAAGTTGAATACGTTGTTAATGCCATAAAAGAAATAGTTAATAGGTGA
- the carA gene encoding glutamine-hydrolyzing carbamoyl-phosphate synthase small subunit, translated as MEAVLVLEDGTVLKGYGFGAEKEVYGELVFTTVMTGYVEVLTDPSYKGQIVVMTYPLIGNYGVSERWFESDGIKVEGYVVREATSDSIKEFLKSYDIPGIEGIDTRFLTKKIRSGGVVKACLKTGEKIGKDEIEEIKEKVKDYKDISEIDLVPLVSTKKVIIHKPDKVKYRCVLIDCGVKKNIINNLLKRNCEVIQVPYNTSYDKILEYKPDFVLISNGPGDPKRLKEVIKTIKCLFGHLPLTGICLGNQLLALALGGDTYKMKFGHRGGNHPVKDLRDGKVYITSQNHGFAVKDVDADIIFKNLNDNTVEGIADKDILSVQFHPEARPGPRDTEFIFDQMVKLIRR; from the coding sequence ATGGAAGCTGTATTAGTTTTAGAAGATGGAACTGTTTTAAAAGGTTATGGATTTGGGGCAGAGAAGGAAGTTTATGGAGAGCTGGTGTTTACAACTGTTATGACAGGTTATGTAGAGGTATTAACTGATCCATCTTATAAAGGTCAAATTGTTGTAATGACTTACCCTTTAATTGGAAACTATGGAGTTTCTGAGAGATGGTTTGAATCTGATGGAATAAAGGTTGAGGGGTATGTTGTTAGAGAAGCTACATCTGATAGTATAAAAGAGTTCTTAAAATCATATGACATTCCAGGCATTGAGGGAATAGACACAAGATTTTTAACAAAAAAGATCAGAAGTGGAGGGGTAGTTAAGGCCTGTTTAAAAACTGGTGAAAAAATTGGAAAAGATGAAATAGAAGAGATTAAAGAAAAAGTTAAAGATTATAAGGATATATCTGAAATTGATTTAGTACCATTAGTATCCACTAAAAAAGTTATAATTCATAAACCTGATAAAGTAAAATATAGGTGTGTTTTAATTGACTGTGGGGTAAAGAAGAATATAATTAATAATTTATTAAAGAGAAACTGTGAGGTAATTCAAGTACCTTATAACACAAGCTATGATAAAATTTTAGAATATAAACCAGACTTTGTTCTTATTTCTAATGGTCCTGGAGATCCAAAAAGGTTAAAAGAGGTTATAAAAACAATAAAATGTTTATTTGGTCACTTACCTTTAACAGGTATTTGTTTGGGAAATCAATTATTAGCCTTAGCTTTAGGAGGAGACACTTATAAAATGAAATTTGGTCATAGAGGAGGAAATCATCCTGTTAAAGATTTAAGGGATGGAAAGGTTTATATCACCTCACAAAACCATGGATTTGCTGTTAAAGATGTTGATGCTGACATTATATTTAAAAATTTAAATGATAACACAGTAGAAGGTATTGCTGATAAAGATATCCTTTCTGTTCAATTCCATCCAGAAGCTAGACCAGGACCAAGAGATACTGAATTTATATTTGATCAGATGGTAAAGCTTATTAGAAGATGA
- a CDS encoding RlmE family RNA methyltransferase, which yields MVKKNIKWIKKRKRDLYYKLAKKLNYRSRASFKLMQLNEKFNIIKPGNVVLDLGCAPGGWMQVAREIVGEEGFVIGIDLQKVKPFKYNNVIAIKGDFTLEENLKKIKELIPNEDKKVDVVISDASPNISGYWDFDHARSIDLCKTALQIATEMLKERGNFLAKVFYGDMVNDYKKLVEKYFERVYLSKPRASRKESSEIYIIAKRYTGRVWEEEDKIKREKRENDSELLVKKIKNQRKSFKL from the coding sequence ATGGTTAAAAAGAACATAAAATGGATAAAAAAAAGAAAAAGGGATTTATATTATAAATTAGCAAAAAAATTAAATTATAGATCAAGGGCTTCATTTAAATTAATGCAATTAAATGAAAAATTTAATATTATAAAACCAGGAAATGTTGTTTTAGATTTAGGTTGTGCTCCTGGAGGGTGGATGCAAGTTGCAAGAGAGATTGTGGGAGAAGAGGGATTTGTTATAGGGATAGATTTACAAAAGGTTAAACCATTTAAATATAACAATGTTATAGCCATAAAAGGAGATTTTACATTAGAAGAAAATTTAAAGAAGATAAAAGAGCTTATTCCAAATGAAGATAAGAAAGTTGATGTAGTTATTAGTGATGCTTCTCCAAACATTAGTGGTTATTGGGATTTTGATCATGCAAGATCAATAGATCTCTGTAAAACAGCCTTACAAATAGCTACAGAAATGCTAAAAGAGAGAGGAAATTTTTTAGCTAAAGTGTTTTATGGTGATATGGTTAATGATTATAAAAAGTTAGTAGAAAAATATTTTGAAAGGGTTTATCTATCAAAACCTAGAGCTTCAAGAAAGGAGAGTTCTGAAATTTATATTATAGCTAAAAGATATACTGGTAGAGTTTGGGAAGAAGAAGATAAAATAAAGAGAGAGAAAAGAGAAAATGATAGTGAATTATTAGTTAAAAAAATAAAAAATCAGAGAAAATCTTTTAAATTATAG